The following are encoded together in the Bos indicus isolate NIAB-ARS_2022 breed Sahiwal x Tharparkar chromosome 29, NIAB-ARS_B.indTharparkar_mat_pri_1.0, whole genome shotgun sequence genome:
- the TAF1D gene encoding LOW QUALITY PROTEIN: TATA box-binding protein-associated factor RNA polymerase I subunit D (The sequence of the model RefSeq protein was modified relative to this genomic sequence to represent the inferred CDS: deleted 2 bases in 1 codon) has product MDSLNYTTACDSAVETENQSDNSSSGSSLFKTQCVPVPPKRRQRNTIRKFVHIPKNTQATESSSDSSIEPRPLTLKAIFERFKNKKRKRKKKKYKPTGRSVGRPKGRRTTRYSQITEKQFKDKRPGFPFLESENGRKPLPWRKILTFEQAVARGFFNYLEKLKYEYYLKESLKQMNVAEDLEKDDLDSRRYRYLDDDGSLSPIEESAAEEETAANLEHDECDIKLVENSYFIISSEFPKKKQNVHLDQEEYTEETALLKKRTSKSKLDRGQNGLKRDKIIEDKMA; this is encoded by the exons ATGGATTCTCTTAACTATACAACAGCATGTGATTCAGCTGTGGAAACTGAGAATCAAAG TGACAACTCTTCCTCTGGTAGCAGCTTATTTAAAACTCAGTGTGTTCCTGTCCCACCTAAACGGAGGCAAAGAAACACTATTAGAAAATTCGTTCACATACCCAAAAATACTCAAGCAACAGAGTCATCTAGTGACTCATCTATAGAGCCAAGACCACTGACTTTAAAGGCTATTTTTGAAAGATTCAAAAATAAGAAACGTAAAcgtaaaaagaagaaatacaagccAACGGGAAGATCAGTGGGAAGACCAAAAGGAAGGAGAACCACTAGATACTCACAGATTACTGAGAAACAATTTAAAGACAAAAGACCTGGTTTCCCATTTTTAGAatcagaaaatggaagaaaaccaTTACCTTGGAGAAAAATTTTAACCTTTGAG CAAGCAGTGGCAAGAGGATTTTTTAACTACCTTGAAAAACTGAAGTATGAATACTACCTCAAGGAATCCTTGAAACAGATGAATGTTGCTGAAGATTTAGAAAAAGACGACCTCGATAGTCGAAGATACAGATACTTGGATGATGACGGATCTCTCTCTCCTATTGAAGAGTCAGC AGCAGAGGAGGAGACTGCAGCAAACCTTGAACATGATGAATGTGATATTAAGTTGGTG GAGAACAGTTATTTCATAATAAGTTCTGAATTTCCAAAGAAGAAGCAGAATGTACATTTGGATCAAGAAGAATATACTGAAGAAACTGCTTTGCTTAAAAAGAGAACATCAAAATCTAAA CTGGATAGAGGACAAAATGGCCTGAAGAGAGATAAGATTATAGAGGACAAAATGGCCTGA